From the genome of Pseudomonas sp. Teo4, one region includes:
- a CDS encoding TonB-dependent siderophore receptor produces MSPVHKPLSLAGFVMRCTLRLKPLPRFGLLLALPIAAQVQAQEASFDIPAQSLASALQTFGRQADMQILFNPDDVSGLTSQAVKQRAEPARALAQLLGGTGMTFTLQGNPQVILLRKGNSTNMELAPTNISGAALGDTTEGTHSYATGTSNTATKLPMSLRETPQSVTVVTRQRMDDQNMQTLDDVMKNATGITIVKNGGERSIYQARGQEVTNLQIDGVPTNIGNPYSMDAMSKPNTDIYDRVEIVRGATGLMEGAGNPSASINLVRKRPTAEPQALIETSVGSWDNYKTMVDLSSPLNEAGTIRGRSVISYNNANSYLDTAQKENQLFYSIIEADLNESTMATIGFTYQKERNSGYDWSGLPTQENGEFYPVSRSTSLTGDWNHLDKRNTTLFADIQHTFDNGWKGVVAVNQMWNKSDFLGNYTFPGGGTDLFTLNPRHFRYDDTQTSIDGYFTGPFQLLGRQHDLIIGGNWNKDDFDYHGGRDATYRYIVDMNNLDAFDPPKPTELNVNQWKYNRTQEQKGIYVASRFSLTDTTKFILGSRLSWYSFDTLSDTNGVREASDYGHFSKSGEVTPYAGLIQELNENWSAYASYTEIFKPQDNQAADGSMLKPMTGSNYEIGLKGEFFDKRLQTSIAVFQADQTGRAELVSETICPDGCYRASDKVRNKGIELELNGEILPDWNLSAGYTYTQSKYIGGEQKGEDFNGASPRHLFKVATDYRLPGALNHLRVGGSFYAQSKMTQTEVGETYKIQQDAYHLTNLHAIYEINKNLEVQYNLDNVFDKKYYQTLGNPNYWNFYGEPRNFNLALRAKF; encoded by the coding sequence ATGTCGCCCGTCCACAAGCCCTTGAGCCTCGCCGGCTTCGTCATGCGCTGCACCCTTCGTCTCAAGCCTCTGCCACGCTTCGGCCTGCTGCTGGCACTGCCCATCGCAGCTCAGGTCCAGGCCCAGGAGGCCAGCTTCGATATCCCGGCCCAGTCGCTGGCCAGCGCCTTGCAAACCTTCGGTCGCCAGGCCGACATGCAGATCCTGTTCAACCCCGACGACGTCAGCGGCCTCACCAGCCAGGCGGTCAAGCAGCGTGCAGAACCTGCACGAGCACTGGCCCAGTTGCTCGGTGGCACCGGCATGACCTTCACCCTGCAGGGCAACCCGCAGGTGATCCTGCTGCGCAAGGGCAACAGCACCAACATGGAGCTGGCGCCAACCAACATCAGCGGCGCGGCCCTGGGCGACACCACCGAAGGCACCCATTCCTACGCCACCGGTACTTCCAATACCGCCACCAAGCTGCCCATGTCCCTGCGTGAAACGCCGCAGTCGGTCACCGTGGTCACCCGTCAGCGCATGGACGACCAGAACATGCAGACCCTCGACGACGTGATGAAGAACGCCACCGGTATCACCATCGTCAAGAACGGCGGCGAGCGTTCGATTTACCAGGCGCGCGGTCAGGAGGTAACCAACCTGCAGATCGACGGCGTACCGACCAACATCGGCAACCCCTACTCGATGGACGCCATGTCCAAGCCCAACACCGATATCTACGACCGCGTGGAAATCGTGCGTGGTGCCACCGGCCTGATGGAAGGCGCCGGCAACCCTTCGGCCTCCATCAACCTGGTCCGCAAGCGCCCTACCGCAGAGCCTCAGGCCCTGATCGAGACCTCGGTCGGCTCCTGGGACAACTACAAGACCATGGTCGATTTGTCCTCGCCGTTGAACGAAGCCGGCACCATTCGCGGTCGCTCGGTGATTTCGTACAACAATGCCAACAGCTACCTGGACACCGCCCAGAAAGAAAACCAGCTGTTCTACAGCATCATCGAGGCCGACCTGAACGAGTCGACCATGGCCACCATCGGCTTCACCTACCAGAAGGAACGTAACTCCGGTTACGACTGGTCGGGCCTGCCAACCCAGGAAAACGGCGAGTTCTACCCGGTCTCCCGTTCTACCTCGCTGACCGGCGACTGGAACCACCTGGACAAGCGCAACACCACCCTGTTCGCCGATATCCAGCACACCTTCGACAACGGCTGGAAAGGCGTCGTCGCTGTCAACCAGATGTGGAACAAGTCGGACTTCCTGGGCAACTACACCTTCCCAGGCGGTGGCACCGACCTGTTTACCCTCAATCCTCGGCACTTTCGCTACGACGACACCCAAACCAGCATCGACGGCTACTTCACCGGCCCGTTCCAGCTGCTCGGTCGTCAGCATGACCTGATCATCGGCGGCAACTGGAACAAGGACGACTTCGACTACCACGGCGGGCGCGATGCCACCTACCGCTATATCGTCGACATGAACAACCTCGATGCGTTCGACCCGCCCAAGCCGACCGAGTTGAACGTCAACCAGTGGAAGTACAACCGCACCCAGGAACAGAAAGGCATCTATGTCGCCAGCCGTTTCAGCCTGACCGACACCACCAAGTTCATTCTCGGCAGCCGCCTGAGCTGGTACAGCTTCGACACCCTGAGCGACACCAACGGTGTGCGTGAAGCCAGTGACTATGGCCACTTTTCCAAGAGCGGCGAAGTCACCCCGTACGCTGGCCTGATCCAGGAGCTGAACGAGAACTGGTCGGCTTACGCCAGCTACACCGAAATCTTCAAGCCGCAGGACAACCAGGCTGCCGACGGCAGCATGCTCAAGCCGATGACCGGCAGCAACTACGAGATCGGCCTGAAGGGCGAGTTCTTCGACAAGCGTCTGCAGACCTCCATCGCCGTCTTCCAGGCTGACCAGACCGGCCGCGCCGAACTGGTCTCCGAGACGATCTGCCCCGATGGCTGCTACCGCGCTTCCGACAAGGTCCGCAACAAGGGTATCGAGCTTGAGCTGAACGGTGAGATCCTGCCGGACTGGAACCTGTCGGCGGGTTACACCTACACCCAGTCCAAGTACATCGGCGGCGAGCAGAAGGGTGAAGACTTCAACGGCGCCTCGCCACGTCACCTGTTCAAAGTGGCCACCGACTACCGTCTGCCAGGCGCGCTCAACCACCTGCGTGTGGGCGGCAGCTTCTACGCCCAGAGCAAGATGACCCAGACCGAGGTTGGCGAGACCTACAAGATCCAGCAGGACGCCTACCACCTGACCAACCTGCACGCGATCTACGAGATCAACAAGAACCTCGAAGTTCAGTACAACCTGGATAACGTGTTCGACAAGAAGTACTACCAGACCTTGGGCAACCCCAACTACTGGAACTTCTACGGCGAGCCGCGCAACTTCAACCTGGCGCTGCGGGCCAAGTTCTGA
- a CDS encoding alpha/beta hydrolase: protein MSLNPDIAAYLQLVEAGRAEGKTLAMHAASPEQAREAFDQSSLLMSAGGDDLELIEELQIPARDGTRLPARLYSAQGIDRDRLQPGVLYFHGGGYVVGGLDSHDALCRTLAALSGCVVLSVAYRLAPQWRFPTAVEDALDAWQWLQAQGAEVGIDVARLAVAGDSVGGSLATVVANHAPVAPRLQVMIYPVTDASRWHDSVQRYATGHLLEADTLEWFYQHYQRSAEDRFDPRFSPLLEAPERLRVPALLLVAECDPLVDEGRAYAAHLRAAGVEVEERVYEGMTHDFMRMDALVDEAEEALEVIAEALQRRLN from the coding sequence ATGTCCCTGAACCCTGATATCGCTGCTTACCTGCAGCTGGTCGAAGCCGGCCGCGCCGAAGGCAAGACCCTGGCCATGCACGCCGCCAGCCCTGAGCAGGCGCGCGAAGCGTTCGACCAATCGTCGCTGCTGATGAGCGCGGGCGGCGACGACCTGGAACTCATCGAAGAACTGCAAATCCCGGCCCGTGACGGCACGCGACTGCCCGCACGGCTGTACAGTGCCCAGGGCATCGACCGTGATCGTCTGCAGCCGGGGGTGCTGTATTTCCATGGCGGTGGCTATGTGGTCGGAGGCCTGGACTCCCACGATGCGCTGTGCCGCACGCTGGCTGCGCTGTCCGGTTGCGTGGTGTTGTCGGTTGCGTACAGGCTGGCGCCGCAGTGGCGCTTCCCCACCGCGGTGGAGGACGCCCTGGATGCCTGGCAGTGGTTGCAGGCCCAGGGTGCTGAGGTTGGCATCGATGTCGCGCGCCTGGCGGTTGCCGGTGACAGCGTCGGTGGCAGCCTGGCCACTGTGGTGGCCAACCACGCGCCGGTGGCGCCGCGCCTGCAGGTGATGATCTACCCGGTCACCGATGCCAGCCGCTGGCACGATTCGGTGCAGCGCTATGCCACCGGGCATTTGCTGGAGGCCGACACCCTGGAGTGGTTCTACCAGCACTATCAGCGCAGCGCCGAAGACCGCTTCGACCCGCGCTTCTCGCCATTGCTCGAAGCACCCGAGCGCCTGCGTGTGCCGGCGTTGCTGCTGGTTGCCGAGTGCGACCCGCTGGTTGACGAAGGGCGTGCCTATGCCGCGCACTTGCGGGCGGCGGGGGTCGAGGTGGAGGAGCGGGTGTATGAGGGCATGACCCATGACTTCATGCGCATGGATGCGTTGGTGGATGAGGCGGAAGAGGCGTTGGAAGTGATTGCCGAGGCGTTGCAGCGGCGCCTGAACTAG